In a genomic window of Pangasianodon hypophthalmus isolate fPanHyp1 chromosome 19, fPanHyp1.pri, whole genome shotgun sequence:
- the sox7 gene encoding transcription factor SOX-7 produces MAALISAYSTWPESFECASTDGDAADGRTSHRAAADKTPEPRIRRPMNAFMVWAKDERKRLAVQNPDLHNAELSKMLGKSWKALTPLQKRPYVEEAERLRVQHMQDYPNYKYRPRRKKQLKRICKRVDPGFLLPGIGPDQSSLSDPRGCCHPLDKEEESTVGGSSGFSSPSATLPGVRVFRDPANSSSNFDTYPYGLPTPPEMSPLDVVDHEHPSYYSASSSVPPTSSCSSSASGPEEQRPTPAHMGSPPPYHPEYSHQSSLHCGSTHLNHIPMPHQCSGSNLIPTPPLSYYSTSFSQVPVHHGLQGHLGQLSPPPEQGHLETLDQLSQAELLGEVDRDEFDQYLNSTNYHAEQGSMTVTGHIQVTPASSCPSSTTETSLISVLADATAAYYNNYSIS; encoded by the exons ATGGCTGCTCTGATTAGCGCATACTCGACATGGCCGGAGAGCTTCGAGTGCGCTTCCACGGATGGAGACGCAGCCGACGGCCGCACGAGCCACCGAGCAGCGGCGGATAAAACCCCCGAGCCCCGCATCCGCAGACCCATGAACGCCTTCATGGTGTGGGCTAAAGACGAGCGCAAAAGACTGGCGGTGCAAAACCCGGACCTTCACAACGCAGAGCTCAGCAAAATGCTGG GTAAGTCATGGAAGGCCCTGACTCCCTTGCAGAAGAGGCCGTATGTGGAGGAGGCTGAGAGGTTGCGGGTGCAGCATATGCAGGACTACCCCAACTACAAGTACCGTCCTCGTCGGAAGAAGCAGCTGAAGCGAATCTGTAAGCGTGTTGACCCAGGCTTCCTCCTGCCCGGCATTGGCCCTGACCAGAGCTCTCTGTCAGACCCGCGAGGTTGCTGTCACCCCCTGGACAAAGAAGAAGAGAGTACTGTCGGTGGGAGCAGTGGATTCTCTTCCCCCAGTGCAACTTTGCCTGGTGTGAGGGTCTTCAGGGACCCTGCAAACTCCAGCAGCAATTTTGACACATATCCTTATGGCCTTCCCACTCCACCTGAGATGTCCCCTCTTGATGTGGTAGATCATGAGCACCCGTCCTACTACTCAGCATCCAGCTCTGTCCCCCCCACCAGCTCCTGCTCATCCTCTGCTTCGGGCCCAGAGGAGCAGCGTCCCACCCCAGCTCACATGGGCAGCCCTCCTCCGTACCACCCCGAGTACTCCCATCAGTCCTCTCTCCACTGTGGTAGCACACATCTGAATCACATCCCCATGCCACACCAATGTAGTGGATCCAACCTTATTCCCACTCCTCCACTGTCCTACTACAGCACTTCGTTCTCTCAAGTCCCAGTGCACCATGGCCTCCAGGGCCACTTAGGGCAACTCTCACCCCCACCTGAGCAGGGTCACTTGGAGACGTTGGACCAGCTGAGCCAGGCTGAACTGCTGGGTGAGGTGGACCGCGATGAGTTTGACCAGTACCTGAACTCCACCAACTATCACGCTGAACAGGGCAGCATGACCGTGACAGGACACATCCAGGTAACACCAGCATCTTCTTGCCCCAGCAGCACCACAGAAACCAGTCTCATCTCTGTACTGGCCGATGCAACGGCCGCCTACTACAACAATTACAGCATTTCTTAA
- the rp1l1b gene encoding uncharacterized protein rp1l1b, translating to MKLWPEVYEEVLAEVDSIQSVLQGPSVLVCVGREPFHPHLLDSFQKNSEDKLPKLILKSQSSTCNEDQGYKKNVNFGLKSKKRVPSGPFPKARENILDDDIEKRVLVNKDGSLSMEMKVRFRLLNEETLHCSTEIKKSSCTFNVSFPGQDNVISPQCGHGESCSEAESLSASEADDVYITKRYQKHLEEPHCKHCCTHCQEYNIWKNPALLSEHETLRHYESTSSSALSHRIKSKKESVDSVHTTSCEEYTEQVVEKATCIQQSVGEGDKGDSTVQYCTISRCCSRSEVCSVSAKAKKAGYTDEKYGKNESSHAYTEEEKRPVSSKNLKQDQRVQNTQVSIEDERPLSVETNSSDILASLKDDEDREETDLSPSNSRASQSNKENEEQTRNAVVSPYSFTPCKPPESPKQSLSTRTSNTASCCSEKTSRKVVITETQENVDQDKNNTPSSTPHRCQHKESTDETTENSTLDEKSEAINQPEDVLNKNDVLDTETDTRALKSVSDLSKPCDDISDDTVETFQTNEKGRSSAMSTSPIPQAELTISKTLVVAEQEFVNVKDPIVAYASEEENIEATSHAMSADSDTSESPVGKNKTEEPADVINEENVASAMSPKSDVSARSSQSRLSEVSCKERKKAELQKGERAKSVLSVHSNASTISMQSTVSELLANGSEDQTDVGKSELREMEDQIEDRSPSIMSVKSSISEATHVKLVKVQSAESLTSAVSTKTNISIQSMASKISEGTPLDMDKRLLMERVPSAMSAKSDVSVRSKTSNILDISPYDSDVVEEAIEDCAPSAKSNKSNTSSRSNTPNISTVATKEADGIEEERLKRPSSVMSSKSAASVRSTKSKLRDEKDDNTAEKTEQLQDRYITSVMPSKPSDSELSKKSKSSKATVDKSGDFEDQSEEQAPSTMSTKSNTPTKSNKSEILETCVGEKEERPLSTMSSISSVSKKSEKCKISEAARECDHLEERPASIMSSTSVKSKKSVVSDAPCENEEEETKQTGRRSQNALSVRSQRSRQSKASEAPRQDNGNEDNREGAPSAMSCKSILSDSSNLAPDGIDNTGSTEDLLKETESAYQETKDDRAASAMSHKSQMSSLSNKSKDQTQERALTSMSAKSNVSRKSKNSKMDQSKDEGEEKHERASILVSPNSNMSARSKKPESLEVVSPAEVENHSTERTLSSMSGNSNTSKTSKKNTVLDCFKEPKKANKEGLVERSPSAVSAKSNTSVRSKGSDTQSNIPMEKICLHTISPKSSTSIKDEKSNFRIISNNSLNDDAVKSKETCDIKIEERSPSDMSSKSSVSSISVKSSISALAGGQTDIVSLNERSDSALSGLKIPMTEIPNNADNEERASSALSKKSNTSSVHHTSERVLTPASPSVSIGIVEEYDVDNAEEDNSVSLASVNSTPQLNSKTDVCCKDAPKMTEEENQQCMQTPDDRAKSSLTAGTIVSDESKKSECTHKNSSQPIPDNEVANNKSAKKNSKKSSSHSLSNRSAHSDFGSSKTKDRNSPTVTDRPKNNMSNTLSHLEINEQKSYVNVTKCNSVGERSKSNLCDRYSKKEKEISRPHSADMLITSVSTASSLLRQKDKEPVISLGVSNHRSSPSNENSNKLNTPRDLNVCGRTCNGSLVATDCSRNLNDNKSEKNSNSSCRHSSSSLAQNIDNNPSELVPSILPSSSPTEVVNEWLKKIPLDSALYDVGDEFHENCEEEELSKMSGKVTQYERGNGSEGDADADVLRPQNEQLEVEEIENNESKVFDMKETAKDLAVVENIQPCTFPDIPSSVQLMRILLSPKLGRCNSLPEISTVYGRKLSTSARGFLESLVNLQLLDFDPNDINGKAEKYKDLMNMLQSLWLCDPSDRVTITQKSKFNNQQSKDEEFNVKSSSGVDINSSSQDSGKSSVNERTVAQKSQTEGEDIGILTKAHEIDKTEKASKSIETKSDSATPDIASRVRWTPENEAEENMQDSNILSAVSDFTTRKNYSPREPPDTASHKSSGNDSNANEKLTEHEEDTSSESSSSEQMAQVTKKVSQDPDPVWVLNLLNKIEKQFMTHYVTAMGEFKVRWNLNDNEQLDVMICELRDEVHKRIQASINNELRKIQGHAGRPRPPKESLSRESRILTEQRHRRLKINLNQSIDRAEKTDDDNTTILMPDFNDQRKDDEYCPCDTCMKKKTSSRPGLAMEVSTSAPMGIDFDLRKILHLKRKAPSNSKENVKETENEEQHIEVGNLAESEADTSNDKAFGKEYSQAVVGSKPQGIRKGSSSSLEEDDTQSNKSEQLKNDQPVKEGNNTSRTLKQESPIAGGELRDHVELRNGTEILEMVNADPTAEDENAQSGPADMGTEAKITADEEEFCDELAEDKGSLEGETVRKEHATEAGTAKENIAIEAGTVGEKEVAEGESTEGKGTEVETSDAETGDETAEESMGERTCENNEAAEREISESEPEEGGKIPDDEKEKHEDAKTETTGKNMPAKPDITAEAESTKGEAAEKEIATTATEEPKIKSEIIEDEKEVEHKSDGIMYLEDGTDEEDDIVEAEKSESTDNEERDANESAEEDVAIKKISKESGEDYLFDEEKTSELAEDGAITDRESAEGANPINDESAKEGETDSDEVDAEGKTTKAETAADEEPADNETAEYREKFYDDTSDRTEIIKVNTAEIGETNNNVPTDGGETTGVKVADVGEIGEAKAAEDDDYESAEDAETSKPSTAEDTSDDETAEYGETPKAKITEDGEISNDGIADDEGAVTGKVKIAEDKDTDNDEISEIEEMPCNEAADSGITTKAKTTEYEETHDDGTSEDGEAAGAVVVDDEESDASAEEGGNNDDDDDDERAEEPERAKTEVSEIVEDGEAHKTKDLNQFVGDKMNVENVRKTEDEQTDDGETADGRAHDEEDTEMDTSQSEEEGETANDEADNGERADDGTAEESGNNDDDERVEEPERAKTEVSEEKVDSDIVEDGEEHKTKALKQFVGDKMNIENVQKTEDEQTDDGETADGRAHDEEDTEMDTSQSEKEGETADDEADNGEITDDGTAEDGETPNDNTADDGTAEDEKPAESDMEEVGETTEPETAEDGEQEDNGRADGPIGDDEVTDDDATTGTENEENEETVEVKTVEDGETADNGTTEDGDTADERKAEDEELSEDEIAQNEEIAKETLEEYGQTDDSESLENGETAGEVNGETHGSNTAEALINTHNIKTKQNSEMMSINKDTGTSESNRYNVNTHFINTGESDEGGDEAEDETEPVVEIDGRAQGIKVAATQPTKWSLHKEDQADERTIASFDSTVKVYTGSEDEADADGEDSETEVHKKDCRVENEEED from the exons ATGAAATTGTGGCCTGAGGTCTATGAAGAGGTGTTGGCTGAG GTCGACAGCATTCAGAGTGTCTTACAGGGCCCCAGTGTCTTGGTTTGTGTGGGCCGTGAACCATTCCACCCACATTTGTTGGACAGTTTCCAGAAAAATTCTGAAGATAAACTTCCCAAACTGATCTTGAAGTCACAGTCCAGTACCTGCAATGAGGATCAAGGGTATAAGAAAAATG TCAACTTTGGACTGAAATCCAAGAAAAGAGTTCCATCAGGTCCTTTTCCTAAAGCCAGAGAGAATATTCTGGATGATGACATCGAGAAGCGGGTGCTTGTCAATAAAGATGGCAGCTTGTCAATGGAGATGAAAGTGCGGTTTCGACTGCTAAATGAAGAGACATTGCACTGCTCTACTGAGATAAAGAAGTCCTCATGCACTTTTAATGTATCTTTCCCAGGACAAGACAATGTGATCTCTCCCCAATGTGGCCATGGTGAAAGTTGCTCAGAGGCAGAGTCCCTGTCTGCTAGTGAAGCTGATGACGTTTATATTACCAAACGTTACCAGAAGCATTTGGAGGAGCCACACTGTAAACACTGCTGCACTCACTGTCAGGAGTATAACATTTGGAAAAATCCAGCCCTGCTTAGTGAGCATGAAACTCTGAGACACTATGAATCCACTAGCTCAAGTGCACTATCACATAGAATAAAATCCAAAAAGGAATCTGTCGACAGTGtgcataccacatcatgtgaGGAATACACTGAGCAGGTAGTAGAAAAGGCAACCTGCATTCAGCAGTCTGTTGGGGAGGGGGACAAGGGTGACAGCACAGTTCAATACTGTACCATTAGTCGTTGTTGCAGTCGTAGTGAGGTGTGTTCAGTTTCCGCAAAGGCAAAGAAAGCAGGCTATACTGATGAGAAgtatggaaaaaatgaaagcagtCATGCATACACTGAAGAGGAGAAAAGACCTGTTTCCTCTAAAAATTTAAAGCAAGATCAGCGTGTCCAGAATACCCAGGTTTCAATAGAAGATGAAAGGCCTTTATCTGTTGAAACCAATTCCTCAGATATCCTGGCATCCCTTAAAGATGATGAAGATAGGGAGGAAACTGATCTCTCTCCAAGTAATTCCAGAGCATCCCAAAGTAATAAAGAGAATGAGGAACAAACCAGAAATGCTGTAGTGAGCCCATATTCGTTCACGCCCTGTAAGCCACCAGAATCTCCAAAGCAGTCATTATCAACTAGGACATCAAACACAGCTTCATGCTGTTCAGAGAAAACCTCCAGAAAGGTTGTAATCACAGAAACACAGGAAAATGTGGACCAAGATAAAAACAACACACCTTCATCTACACCACATAGGTGTCAGCATAAAGAATCAACAGATGAGACTACAGAAAATAGCACATTGGATGAGAAATCGGAGGCAATCAATCAACCAGAAGATgtcttaaataaaaatgatgtccTTGATACAGAAACTGACACGAGGGCTCTAAAATCAGTATCTGATTTATCAAAACCATGTGATGATATTTCAGACGATACAGTAGAAACTtttcaaacaaatgaaaaggGAAGATCAAGTGCCATGTCAACATCACCAATTCCACAGGCAGAGTTAACTATATCCAAAACTCTTGTTGTAGCTGAACAAGAATTTGTGAATGTGAAAGATCCAATTGTAGCATATGCATCAGAAGAAGAGAATATTGAAGCAACATCACATGCCATGTCTGCTGACTCAGATACATCTGAGTCTCCagtaggaaaaaacaaaactgaagaaCCAGCTGATGTCATTAATGAAGAGAATGTAGCAAGTGCCATGTCACCTAAATCAGATGTGTCAGCGAGATCAAGTCAGTCCAGATTGTCAGAGGTGTcttgtaaagaaagaaagaaagctgaaCTACAAAAAGGGGAACGAGCTAAAAGTGTATTGTCTGTACATTCCAATGCATCTACAATCTCAATGCAGTCAACGGTTTCAGAACTACTAGCTAATGGGAGTGAAGACCAGACAGATGTGGGGAAATCTGAGTTGAGAGAAATGGAAGACCAAATAGAAGACAGATCTCCTAGCATCATGTCTGTCAAATCTAGTATCTCAGAAGCTACTCATGTAAAACTTGTGAAAGTACAGTCAGCTGAAAGTCTAACAAGTGCTGTGTCAACCAAGACTAACATATCCATCCAATCAATGGCATCAAAAATATCAGAAGGTACTCCATTAGACATGGATAAAAGACTGTTAATGGAACGAGTACCAAGTGCCATGTCTGCTAAATCTGATGTTTCTGTAAGATCTAAAACATCAAATATTTTGGATATCAGCCCCTATGATAGTGATGTAGTAGAAGAGGCAATAGAGGACTGTGCTCCAAGTGCAAAATCCAATAAGTCCAATACCTCTTCAAGGTCAAATACACCAAATATTTCAACAGTGGCCACTAAAGAAGCAGATGGTATAGAGGAAGAAAGGTTAAAAAGACCCTCAAGTGTTATGTCTTCTAAATCTGCTGCTTCTGTAAGATCAACAAAATCCAAACTGAGAGATGAAAAAGATGATAATACAGCTGAAAAGACAGAGCAACTGCAGGACAGATACATAACAAGTGTTATGCCTTCTAAACCCAGTGATTCAGAACTATCTAAGAAATCTAAAAGTTCCAAGGCTACAGTGGACAAGTCTGGCGATTTTGAAGACCAGTCAGAAGAGCAGGCTCCCAGCACAATGTCCACAAAATCAAATACCCCTACAAAATCAAACAAGTCAGAAATATTGGAAACATGTGTGGGGGAAAAAGAGGAAAGACCTCTAAGTACAATGTCTTCAATATCTAGTGTTTccaaaaaatcagaaaaatgcaAGATTTCAGAAGCAGCACGGGAATGTGACCATCTAGAAGAGAGACCAGCAAGCATTATGTCCAGTACATCAGTTAAATCTAAGAAGTCAGTAGTTTCTGATGCCCCATGTGAAAACGaggaagaagaaacaaaacaaactggTAGAAGATCACAAAATGCATTGTCAGTAAGATCTCAAAGATCTAGGCAGTCAAAAGCATCAGAGGCTCCTAGACAAGACAATGGCAATGAAGACAACAGAGAAGGAGCACCAAGTGCCATGTCTTGTAAATCCATTCTTTCAGATAGCTCTAACCTTGCGCCTGATGGGATAGATAATACAGGATCAACAGAAGATTTACTTAAGGAAACTGAAAGTGCGTATCAAGAAACAAAAGATGACAGGGCTGCAAGTGCTATGTCCCATAAATCTCAAATGTCCTCTCTATCCAACAAGTCCAAAGACCAAACCCAGGAGAGAGCACTAACCTCTATGTCAGCAAAATCTAATGTTTCTAGAAAATCTAAAAACTCAAAGATGGACCAATCCAAGGACGAAGGTGAAGAAAAGCATGAAAGAGCTTCCATTTTAGTTTCCCCCAACTCAAATATGTCTGCAAGATCTAAAAAGCCTGAATCTTTAGAAGTTGTATCTCCTGCAGAAGTGGAAAATCACAGTACAGAGAGAACTCTAAGTTCCATGTCTGGAAACTCAAATACATCTAAAACATCaaagaaaaacactgttttagACTGTTTTAAAGAACCCAAAAAAGCAAACAAGGAAGGATTGGTAGAAAGATCTCCTAGTGCCGTCTCTGCTAAATCTAATACCTCAGTCAGATCAAAGGGGTCAGATACACAATCAAACATTCCAATGGAGAAAATATGTCTTCACACCATTTCTCCTAAATCTAGTACTTCTATCAAAGATGAAAAATCAAACTTTCGTATAATATCAAATAATTCTCTAAATGATGATGCTGTCAAATCTAAGGAAACTTGTGATATAAAGATAGAGGAAAGGTCACCAAGTGACATGTCTTCCAAATCCAGTGTATCATCTATATCCGTGAAATCTAGTATTTCAGCTTTGGCTGGTGGACAGACTGACATTGTAAGTTTGAATGAAAGATCTGATAGTGCCCTGTCTGGTTTAAAGATACCTATGACAGAAATCCCAAATAATGCTGACAATGAGGAGAGGGCTTCCAGTGCGTTGTCTAAAAAATCTAATACCAGTTCAGTTCACCACACTTCTGAAAGAGTTTTAACTCCAGCAAGCCCTTCAGTATCCATTGGGATTGTAGAGGAATATGATGTTGATAATGCTGAAGAGGATAACAGTGTGTCTTTGGCCTCAGTAAATTCTACTCCACAATTAAACTCAAAAACTGATGTGTGTTGCAAAGATGCACCAAAAATGACTgaagaagaaaatcagcagTGCATGCAAACACCAGATGACAGAGCTAAAAGTTCACTGACAGCAGGGACAATTGTCTCAGATGAATCCAAGAAATCTGAATGTACTCACAAGAATTCTTCCCAGCCAATACCAGACAATGAGGTGGCAAACAATAAATCTGCAAAAAAGAACTCAAAGAAATCTTCCAGTCACAGTTTGAGCAACAGGTCTGCTCATTCAGATTTTGGATCATCTAAAACTAAAGACAGAAATTCTCCAACAGTGACTGACAGACCAAAAAATAATATGTCCAATACACTGTCGcatttggaaataaatgaacaaaaaagttaTGTTAATGTTACTAAATGTAACAGTGTAGGTGAACGGTCAAAAAGCAATCTTTGTGACAGATACtctaaaaaagagaaagagatttcAAGGCCACATTCAGCAGACATGCTTATTACTTCAGTTTCAACAGCCAGCAGCCTTTTGAGGCAGAAAGACAAAGAGCCAGTTATTTCCCTTGGTGTCTCTAATCATCGATCATCTCCCTCAAATGAAAATTCCAACAAATTGAATACACCCAGAGATTTAAATGTATGTGGTAGAACCTGCAATGGTTCCCTGGTTGCTACAGATTGTAGTAGGAACCTCAATGataacaaaagtgaaaaaaacagtaactcTAGTTGCAgacacagcagcagctctttgGCACAGAACATAGATAATAACCCCTCTGAGTTAGTCCCATCTATCCTACCAAGCTCTTCTCCTACCGAAGTAGTGAATGAATGGTTGAAGAAAATTCCACTGGATAGTGCTTTATATGATGTTGGCGATGAATTCCACGAGAACTGCGAGGAAGAAGAACTATCTAAGATGTCAGGAAAAGTGACGCAGTATGAAAGAGGGAATGGAAGTGAGGGAGATGCTGATGCAGATGTGCTCAGGCCACAAAATGAGCAACTGGAAGTTGAAGAAATTGAGAATAATGAGAGCAAAGTATTTGATATGAAGGAAACTGCCAAAGACCTTGCAGTTGTAGAAAACATTCAACCCTGCACTTTTCCTGATATCCCTTCTTCTGTCCAGCTTATGAGAATTTTACTTAGTCCCAAACTTGGCAGATGTAACAGTTTACCAGAGATATCTACTGTTTATGGAAGAAAACTTAGCACATCAGCAAGAGGATTTTTAGAGAGCCTGGTAAACCTTCAGTTGTTAGATTTTGATCCCAATGATATAAATGGCAAAGCTGAAAAGTACAAAGATCTCATGAACATGCTTCAGTCCCTTTGGCTTTGTGACCCTTCTGACAGAGTGACCATCACACAGAAAAGCAAATTTAACAATCAACAGTCTAAGGATGAAGAATTCAATGTCAAGTCATCCTCAGGGGTAGATATTAACAGTAGCTCCCAAGACTCTGGAAAGAGCAGTGTTAATGAGAGGACTGTGGCTCAAAAATCCCAAACAGAGGGTGAAGACATTGGGATACTGACGAAGGCACACGAGATTGATAAAACAGAGAAGGCTTCTAAAAGCATAGAAACAAAATCTGATTCAGCTACCCCTGATATTGCAAGTCGAGTCCGGTGGACACCAGAGAATGAGGCAGAAGAAAATATGCAAGACAGCAACATTCTTTCAGCTGTCTCAGATTTTACAACAAGAAAAAATTATAGTCCAAGAGAACCACCTGACACAGCATCTCACAAGAGCTCTGGAAATGACAGTAATGCTAATGAAAAGCTAACTGAACATGAGGAAGACACAAGTTCAGAATCCTCATCATCAGAGCAAATGGCTCAGGTGACAAAAAAGGTTTCTCAAGATCCTGATCCTGTCTGGGTTCTGaatctgttaaataaaatagaaaagcaGTTTATGACACATTATGTCACTGCAATGGGTGAATTTAAGGTACGCTGGAACTTAAATGACAATGAGCAGCTTGATGTCATGATATGTGAATTAAGAGATGAAGTCCATAAAAGAATACAAGCCAGCATAAACAATGAACTCAGAAAAATCCAGGGTCATGCAGGAAGACCTAGGCCACCAAAAGAAAGCTTGTCACGTGAATCAAGGATTTTAACTGAGCAAAGGCACAGGCGTCTGAAAATAAATCTCAACCAGTCCATAGATCGAGCAGAAAAAACTGATGATGACAACACAACAATACTCATGCCTGATTTTAACGATCAACGAAAGGATGATGAATACTGCCCATGTGACACttgcatgaaaaagaaaacgTCATCAAGGCCTGGGTTAGCAATGGAGGTCTCGACTTCTGCTCCAATGGGGATTGACTTTGATTTGAGAAAAATTCtccatttaaaaagaaaagctccCTCAAATAGCAAAGAAAATGTGAAggaaactgaaaatgaagaacaaCACATAGAGGTTGGAAATCTGGCTGAAAGTGAAGCTGATACATCAAATGATAAAGCGTTTGGAAAAGAATATTCACAGGCTGTTGTGGGAAGCAAACCTCAGGGAATAAGAAAGGGAAGTTCTAGTTCTCTTGAGGAGGATGATACACAATCAAATAAATCTGAACAACTGAAGAATGATCAGCCAGTGAAAGAGGGCAATAATACCTCTAGGACTCTTAAGCAAGAAAGTCCTATAGCTGGTGGTGAGCTTAGGGACCATGTGGAATTAAGAAATGGAACTGAAATTCTGGAGATGGTCAATGCCGATCCAACTGCAGAAGATGAAAATGCTCAGAGTGGACCAGCAGATATGGGAACTGAAGCTAAAATAACAGCAGATGAGGAGGAATTTTGTGATGAACTGGCTGAGGACAAAGGGTCTTTGGAAGGTGAAACAGTAAGAAAAGAGCATGCAACAGAAGCTGGAACTGCAAAAGAAAATATAGCAATTGAGGCTGGTACAGTTGGAGAAAAGGAAGTAGCTGAAGGAGAATCAACAGAGGGAAAAGGGACTGAAGTAGAGACATCAGATGCTGAAACAGGAGATGAGACAGCTGAAGAGTCAATGGGAGAAAGAACATGTGAAAACAATGAGGCTGCAGAAAGAGAAATTTCTGAATCTGAACCTGAAGAAGGAGGCAAAATACCTGATGATGAAAAAGAGAAGCATGAGGATGCTAAAACTGAAACTACAGGGAAGAATATGCCAGCAAAACCTGATATAACAGCAGAAGCAGAATCAACTAAAGGGGAAGCAGCTGAGAAAGAAATAGCTACAACTGCAACAGAAGAGCCAAAAATAAAGTCTGAAATAATAGAGGATGAAAAAGAAGTTGAACATAAATCAGATGGAATAATGTATCTTGAAGATGGAACAGATGAAGAAGATGACATTGTAGAGGCAGAGAAAAGTGAAAGCACAGATAATGAAGAAAGAGATGCTAACGAGTCAGCTGAGGAAGATGTAGCTATAAAGAAAATAAGCAAAGAGAGTGGTGAAGATTACTTATTTGATGAGGAAAAGACCAGTGAACTTGCAGAAGATGGAGCTATAACTGACCGTGAGTCTGCAGAAGGAGCTAATCCAATAAACGATGAATCAGCAAAAGAAGGAGAAACAGACAGTGATGAAGTAGATGCTGAAGGAAAGACAACCAAAGCTGAAACAGCAGCAGATGAAGAACCAGCTGATAATGAAACCGCTGAATATAGAGAGAAATTTTATGATGATACATCAGATAGAACAGAGATAATTAAAGTCAACACTGCAGAAATTGGAGAAACAAATAATAATGTACCAACTGACGGTGGAGAGACTACTGGAGTCAAAGTGGCAGACGTTGGAGAGATAGGTGAAGCTAAAGCAGCAGAAGACGATGATTATGAAAGTGCAGAAGATGCAGAAACAAGTAAGccttcaacagcagaagataCATCTGATGATGAAACAGCAGAATATGGAGAAACACCTAAAGCTAAAATCACTGAAGATGGAGAGATATCTAATGATGGAATTGCTGATGATGAAGGAGCAGTGACAGGTAAAGTTAAAATAGCAGAAGATAAAGACACAgataatgatgaaatatcagaaattGAAGAAATGCCTTGTAATGAAGCAGCAGATAGTGGAATCACAACTAAAGCCAAGACTACAGAATATGAAGAAACACATGATGATGGAACATCAGAAGATGGAGAGGCTGCTGGAGCTGTAGTGGTAGATGATGAAGAGTCAGATGCATCAGCAGAAGAAGGTggaaataatgatgatgatgatgatgatgaaagagCAGAAGAGCCAGAGAGGGCTAAAACTGAAGTATCAGAAATAGTTGAAGATGGAGAAGCACATAAAACTAAGGATTTAAATCAGTTTGTTGGAGACAAAATGAATGTAGAGAATGTACGGAaaactgaagatgaacaaaCAGATGATGGAGAAACAGCTGATGGAAGAGCACATGATGAAGAAGATACAGAGATGGATACAAGTCAAAGTGAAGAAGAGGGTGAAACAGCTAATGATGAAGCAGATAATGGAGAGAGAGCTGATGATGGAACAGCAGAAGAAAGTggaaataatgatgatgatgaaagagTGGAAGAGCCAGAGAGGGCTAAAACTGAAGTATCAGAAGAGAAAGTTGATAGTGACATAGTTGAAGATGGAGAAGAACATAAAACTAAAGCTTTAAAGCAGTTTGTTGGAGACAAAATGAATATAGAGAATGTACAGAaaactgaagatgaacaaaCAGATGATGGAGAAACAGCTGATGGAAGAGCACATGATGAAGAAGATACAGAGATGGATACAAGTCAAAGTGAAAAAGAGGGTGAAACAGCTGATGATGAAGCAGACAATGGAGAGATAACTGATGATGGAACAGCAGAAGATGGAGAGACACCAAATGACAACACAGCTGATGATGGAACAGCAGAAGATGAAAAACCTGCAGAGTCTGACATGGAAGAGGTTGGCGAGACAACTGAACCTGAAACAGCAGAGGATGGAGAACAAGAAGATAATGGAAGAGCAGATGGACCGATAGGTGATGATGAAGTAACTGATGATGACGCGACCACTGGAACTGAAAATGAAGAGAATGAAGAGACAGTTGAGGTTAAAACAGTTGAAGATGGAGAAACAGCTGATAATGGAACAACAGAAGATGGCGATACAGCTGatgaaagaaaagcagaagatGAAGAGCTTTCTGAAGATGAAATAGCACAGAATGAAGAAATTGCTAAAGAAACATTAGAAGAGTATGGCCAAACGGATGACAGTGAAAGTTTGGAGAATGGAGAAACAGCTGGAGAAGTGAATGGAGAAACACATGGAAGTAACACTGCTGAAGCACTCATCAATACAcacaatattaaaacaaaacaaaactcagaGATGATGAGTATAAATAAGGACACAGGGACATCTGAAAGTAACAGATATAATGTAAATACTCATTTTATAAACACTGGAGAGTCAGATGAAGGAGGAGATGAAGCTGAGGATGAGACTGAACCTGTTGTTGAAATAGATGGAAGAGCTCAAGGGATAAAAGTTGCTGCTACACAGCCTACAAAATGGTCACTGCATAAAGAGGACCAAGCTGATGAACGAACAATAGCATCATTCGACTCTACTGTGAAAGTGTACACAGGTTCTGAAGATGAAGCAGATGCTGATGGTGAAGATTCAGAAACCGAAGTACACAAGAAGGATTGCCGTGTTGAAAATGAGGAAGAAGATTAA